GCTGCTACTGGCGGCGGTGGCGGTCGCGGACGTGGTGCAGACCCGGCACTCGGTGCTGCGCAACTACCCGGTGCTGGGGCACCTGCGGTTCGCGCTGGAGGACGTCCGGCCCGAGGTGCAGCAGTACTTCGTCGAGCGCAACGTGGACGGCCGCCCCTTCGACCGGGACACCCGGAGCATCGTCTACGAGCGGGCCAAGGGCACCGACGCCGAGGAGCCGTTCGGCACCGAGCTGGACCTGTACGAGCCCGGCCGGGAGTTCCTCGTCCCGTCGCTGGCCCCGGTCGCGGTGCCGAAGGAGGCGCCCCGGGTGCGGATCGGCGGCCCGGACTGCACCCGGCCCTACGACATGGCGCTGCTGAACGTCTCCGCGATGAGCTTCGGCTCGCTCTCCGCCAACGCCGTGCTGGCGCTGAACACCGGCGCGGCACAGGGCGGCTTCGCGCACGACACCGGCGAGGGCGGCCTGTCCGAGTACCACCTGCGGCCGGGCGGCGACCTGGTCTGGGAGCTCGGCACCGGCTACTTCGGCTGCCGCACCGAGGACGGCGGCTTCGACCCGGCCCAGTTCGCCGAGAAGGCCGCCCACCCGCAGGTCAAGTGCCTGTCGCTGAAGCTCGGCCAGGGCGCCAAGCCCGGCATCGGCGGGGTGCTGCCCGGCGCGAAGGTCAACGCCGAGATCGCCAAGGTGCGCGGCGTGCCGGAGGGCAAGACGGTCATCTCGCCGCCGTACCACCGGGTCTTCTCCACCCCGCGCGAACTGGTGCTGTTCCTGGCCCGGATGCGGGAGCTGGCGGACGGCAAACCGGTCGGCTTCAAGCTGTGCGTCGGCTCGCGGCAGCAGTTCCTGGCGGTGTGCAAGGCGATGCTGGCGGAGGGCGTCACCCCGGACTTCATCGTGGTCGACGGCGCCGAGGGCGGCACCGGCGCGGCCCCGCTGGAGTTCGCCGACCACGTCGGGATGCCGCTCACCGAGGGCCTGCTCACGGTGCGCGACGCGCTGCTGGGCACCGGCCTGCGGGACCGCATCCGGATCGGCGCCAGCGGCAAGGTCGCCACCGGCAGCGACCTGGTCAAGCGGCTGATCCAGGGCGCCGACTACACCAACGCGGCCCGGGCCATGATGTTCGCGATCGGCTGCATCCAGGCCCAGCGCTGCCACACCAACACCTGCCCGGTCGGCGTCACCACCCAGGACCCGCGCCGGGCCCGGGCCCTGCACGTGGGCGACAAGTCCCAGCGGGTCGCCCGCTACCAGGAGGCGACCGTCAAGAGCGCCCTCCAGATCATGGCCTCGATGGGCGTGGACGACCCGGCCGACCTGCACCCGCGGATGCTGCGCCGCCGCCTGGACCAGCAGACCGTCCGCTCCTATGCCGACCTGCACCCGCCGATGGCCCCGGGCCGCCTGCTGGACGACCCGCCGCAGTCCTGGGCCCGCGACTGGCGCGAGGCCGACCCCGACCGCTTCACCGTCTGAACCGCTTCGCCGTCCGAACCGCCCACCGTCTGAACCGCCCACCTGCGACAAGGAGCTCCCCGTGGCACGTACCGTGGCCCGCGTGATCGTCGACGCCCTCCGGGACCTGGAGGTGCGGCACGTCTTCGGCGTGGTCGGCGACGCCCTCAACCCGCTGACCGACGCCATCCGCACCACCGAGGGCATCGAGTGGGTGGGCTGCCGGCACGAGGAGGCGGCGGCCTTCGCGGCCGGCGCCCAGTCGCAGCTCTCCGGGGGCTGGGCGTGTGCATGGGCACCGTCGGCCCCGGCTCGGTGCACCTGCTGAACGGCCTGTACGACGCGGCCAAGAGCCGCACCCCGGTGCTGGCGATCGCCGGGCAGGTGCCGTCCGCGGAGATCGGCGGCGACTACTTCCAGGAGGTCGACAACGACCTGCTGTTCCGGGACGTCGCGGTGTTCCGGGCCACCGTCTTCTCGCCCGACCAGCTGCCCCGGCTGCTGGAGGCGGCGGTCCGCGCCGCGCTCGCCGAACGCGGCGTCGCCGTGCTGACCGTGCCCGGCGACCTGGGCGAGCAGGAGCTGACCGACGACCGCCCGGCCCGCTTCCCGCACACCCGCCCGGTCACCCGCCCCGACGACGAGGGCGTCCGGCGGGCCGCTGAACTGATCAACGCGGGGGAGCGGGTGACCCTGCTGGTCGGTCGCGGCGCCCGGGAGGCCGGACCGGAGGTCCGCGAGCTGGCCGAGCGGCTGGCCGCGCCGATGGTGCTCACCCTCAAGGCCAAGGAGGGCTTCGAGGACGCCAACCCGTACCAGGTCGGCCAGACCGGCCTGATCGGCAACCCGGCCGCCGCCCACGCCCTGGACTCCTGCGACACGCTGGTCCTGCTCGGCACCGACTTCCCCTACCGCGACTGGTACCCGCAGGGCCGCAAGGCCGTCCAGATCGACCTGGACGAACGCCACCTCGGCCGGCGCACCCCGGTGGACGTCGGCCTGGCGGGCGACACCGCGGCCACCCTGCGCGCGCTGCTCCCGCTGCTGGACGCCGTCGAGGACCGCACCCACCTGGACGAGGCGCTCGGGGCGTTCGCCGACTGGCAGCAGGGCCAGCGCAAGCTCGCCGACACCCGGCACGACCACCGCCTGCTGGGCCGGCTGCGCAGCGCCTTCGACAACCGCGACGGCGACGTCCGACCGGAGGCGCTGGCGGCGGCGGTGGACGCGGCGGCCGCCGACGACGCGGTCTTCACCTCCGACACCGGCATGGCCACCGTCTGGCTGTCGCGCTTCGTCACGATGCGCGGCGGACGGCGGCTGCTGGGCTCCTACAACCTGGGCTCGATGGCCAACGCCATGCCGCAGGCGCTGGGTGCCCAACTGCACTACCCGGACCGCCAGGTGGTGGCGTTCTGCGGGGACGGCGGACTGAGCATGCTGCTCGGCGATCTGATGACGATCAAGACCCACCGGCTGCCGGTGAAACTGGTGGTGTTCGACAACCGCCGGCTCGGCATGGTCAAGCTCGAACAGGAGCAGTCCGGACTGCCCGAGTTCGGCACCGAGCTGGACAACCCGGACTTCGCGGCGGTGGCGACCGCGCTCGGCCTGACCGGCATCCGGGTCACCGGCCCGGACGAGCTGGCGGACGGCGTCCGGCGGGCCTTCGAGACGCCCGGGCCGGTGCTGCTGGACGTGCTCACCAACCCCCAGGAGATCGCCGTCCCGGCGAAGCCGACCGTCGAGCAGGGCTGGGGCTTCGCGATCGCCAAGGTCAAGGAGACGCTGCGCAGCCATGGCGAGTGACACCCGCCAGGCCCGCCAGGCCGGTCGACCGGCCCGCCAGGCCGGTCGACCGGCCCGCCAGGCCGGTCGACCGGCCCGCCAGGCCGGTCGACCGGCCCGCCCGGCCGGTCGACCGGTCCGGGGCGGGGCCGGTGCGGCAGGGTGGTCGGCATGAGCGCCCCCGAGGAGAGCGACTACGCCGTCAGCGCCGAGTTCTACGACCTGCTCCAGGCGGAGGGCGACCGGCGGCGGGCCCGGCGGTGGTTCGCCGCCGCGGCCGGCCGGGCCCGGCACGGGATCGTCGAATTCGGCGCCGGGACCGGGCTCGTCACCGAGGTGCTGCTGGAGTCCTCGGGCGTCCCGGTGCACGCCGTCGAGCCCGCCCCGGCGATGCGGACGGTGCTGATGTCCCGCACGGCGGCGCTGGGCGCGGACCGGCGGGCCCGGCTGACCGTCCACCCGGGCCGGGCCGAGGACGCCGGGCTGGTCGAGGCCGCCGACCTGGCGGTGGCCGCCAACGTGGTCGGCTGCGTCGAACCGGCCGCCCGGCGCGCCCTGTGGCGGACGGCGGCCCGGGCCCTGGTACCCGGGGGAGTCCTGCTGTTCGACCCGCCGCCCACCGAACTCCCCGACGGCGCCGAGACCCTGACCGGCCTCGGCCCGGTCCGGCTGGGCACCGACAGCTACCGGGCGGACATCACCCGGCTGCCCGACCGGGGGCTGCTGCGGATGGTCTTCGACTACCGGGTCGAACGGGCGGGCCGGGCGGTGCGCCACGCCCGGGAGGAGTTCCCGATGTGGCCGGCCGAGCCCGCGGCCCTGGCGGCGGAAGCCGCGCAGGCGGGCCTGGAGTTCGTCGCCTCCCCGCACCCGGAGCTGCTGGCGGCCCGCCGCCCGTCCGGCTGAGCCCGCCGCCCCCGGCCTCCTCGCCCTCACCCCCGCGACCGGGCCGGACTTGAAAGTCCGTCAATTTCTCTCATGCGTCGGGTATTTGCGCGAAACGGATAGCTTGCTACGGTCCACTCG
This is a stretch of genomic DNA from Kitasatospora fiedleri. It encodes these proteins:
- a CDS encoding FMN-binding glutamate synthase family protein, which produces MRFLWVALLGCGAAAAVVVASVVSPWWWFLAVPLLLLAAVAVADVVQTRHSVLRNYPVLGHLRFALEDVRPEVQQYFVERNVDGRPFDRDTRSIVYERAKGTDAEEPFGTELDLYEPGREFLVPSLAPVAVPKEAPRVRIGGPDCTRPYDMALLNVSAMSFGSLSANAVLALNTGAAQGGFAHDTGEGGLSEYHLRPGGDLVWELGTGYFGCRTEDGGFDPAQFAEKAAHPQVKCLSLKLGQGAKPGIGGVLPGAKVNAEIAKVRGVPEGKTVISPPYHRVFSTPRELVLFLARMRELADGKPVGFKLCVGSRQQFLAVCKAMLAEGVTPDFIVVDGAEGGTGAAPLEFADHVGMPLTEGLLTVRDALLGTGLRDRIRIGASGKVATGSDLVKRLIQGADYTNAARAMMFAIGCIQAQRCHTNTCPVGVTTQDPRRARALHVGDKSQRVARYQEATVKSALQIMASMGVDDPADLHPRMLRRRLDQQTVRSYADLHPPMAPGRLLDDPPQSWARDWREADPDRFTV
- a CDS encoding class I SAM-dependent methyltransferase; this encodes MSAPEESDYAVSAEFYDLLQAEGDRRRARRWFAAAAGRARHGIVEFGAGTGLVTEVLLESSGVPVHAVEPAPAMRTVLMSRTAALGADRRARLTVHPGRAEDAGLVEAADLAVAANVVGCVEPAARRALWRTAARALVPGGVLLFDPPPTELPDGAETLTGLGPVRLGTDSYRADITRLPDRGLLRMVFDYRVERAGRAVRHAREEFPMWPAEPAALAAEAAQAGLEFVASPHPELLAARRPSG